The DNA sequence CTCTATTGCCTCAGAGCAAGCTTCAGAGCTTTCTAAAGAAATAAGCTCTGCCTCAGAAGCAGTGAAAGCGGTTTCAGTACGCAGTGATGATATTAGAAAAATCCTTGATGTTATTGGCTCTATAGCTGAACAAACTAACCTACTTGCACTTAATGCAGCCATAGAAGCTGCCCGAGCAGGCGACCATGGTCGCGGCTTTAGTGTAGTCGCGGATGAAGTACGAGCCTTAGCCTCGAAAACAGCAGAGTCTGTTGATGAGATATCCCAAGTGATCACCGCACTTCAACAGGAAGTCTCAAATACGGTTAATATTATCGAGCAAGGTAGTGTTAAGGCAGATAACACCGCGTCTAGCGCAACAGGTGCATTTGAGAAAATGCAAGAAACTGTCGGTCAAATTGAAGAGATTAACCAGCACATTATTCAAATTGCTGCAGCGGCTGAAGAGCAAAGTCAAGTATCTGAAGAGCTGAATAAAAACATGGTGGTTATTGGCGATGCCACTAATGAAGTAGCGACACTGTCAGAGGCTTCAGATGCCAGCGCAACAAACATACATCAATCAGCCCATGAGCTCATTGAGCTGTTAAATAAATTAAAGACTAGCTAGCCCTAGCAATACATGCAAAACATACTAACGGTAAGAGCTAAAGTGTATACATCTGATCTGTAAATAACTGCTTTTCTGATCTTATTAAGAATCAAGATATTGCTTACCCTAGGTTTCAGAAGTGTCCAATTATTTTACAGTTTTAAGTTTTACTGCTGTAATGATATTTTCATTATCTTGATAATAAAAGGAAAATTTATTACGGCTCGATTTATGCATAGGATTTATTCATAAATTTATGCGCTATGCACATTAACAGCAAGAAACTAAGCTTTATAAATACAAGCATTCTTTAGAGAGCGAATATGAACTTAAAATCAACAAAATTAGCATTGATTGGCTTACTTTTATCAATCACAGGTTTCGCCAATGCCGGATTAATTGAATACGATCTATTATCTATTTCTGACCGTTACGGCGCGTCATCGGCTGTATATAATGGTGATGGTTATATTGGTGCATATAGATCATCCTATTCAGGTATTTTCTGTTTAGAACGCGAAACCTGTAAAACAGCACTGCAAGTAGATATTTCTGATTTATTTGCTTTAGGAAATATTACCCTAAACTCTGTACAGTTATCATTTGAATTAAAAGAATCTAGTGCTGGCACTCAAAACATAACGGCCTCTGCATTTAATTCACAAGGTCAATTGTCTCATCACTTTTTAGCGCCAAGCGCTTATGCTCAAAGTATTTTCAGCGTAACAGGACAAACAGCTAATACATTAGATATAACCAACTTGTTCACGCAAGGCTTTAATTTAGGCCATAACTGGTTTGGCTTACATTTAAACGCTTCTACAGAATATATGTGGACATGGACACAAGCTGGCTATGACAGAGATGATGCCAAAGTTAGAATTACCGTTGATTACTCTGTTAACGATATTCCAGAGCCTTCTACTCTTGCCATCTTTGCCTTAGGTATTTTGGGCTTAGCGTCTCGCAAATTTAAAAGATAATAATTTACTCCATTAATTATCTTGTAAAAAGCACCTTAGGGTGCTTTTTTATTGCTATCAGTTGCTTAACAAGCATATCTCTTAAGCAAAAAAACACCCTATTTAGCGCTATCAATTAGTTAACTTAAGCTATGCTTAATGAATGGAGGCAGTATGACTTGGCGCTATATTGAATACATCACCTTATTTTGGTTCACTCCCCTTGCTTTGTATTCTTTACGTGAGCATTTGGGCTATATACTCATACCATTTTTAATCGCTATTGCTATTGGCTGCCTTGTTGTATTAATGCAAAAAGGTGTATTACAAGCGCAGTGGCAAAAAGCTAAAAACATTAACTATAGCCATCTCTATTCAATTGCTACGGTGTTTGTAATTATTGCTACGCTCTTTTTAGTTGTTATCGCAGTAACCCTGCCTGAAAAACTGTTAGACCTACCCCAAAGTGACACCAATACCTGGTTGTTAATACTATTACTTTATCCATTTATCTCTGTGTTTCCACAAGAAATCATCTTTAGAAGCTACTTCTTTCATCGTTATCGAAAAGTATTTACTGGTAACAATA is a window from the Litorilituus sediminis genome containing:
- a CDS encoding PEP-CTERM sorting domain-containing protein, with translation MNLKSTKLALIGLLLSITGFANAGLIEYDLLSISDRYGASSAVYNGDGYIGAYRSSYSGIFCLERETCKTALQVDISDLFALGNITLNSVQLSFELKESSAGTQNITASAFNSQGQLSHHFLAPSAYAQSIFSVTGQTANTLDITNLFTQGFNLGHNWFGLHLNASTEYMWTWTQAGYDRDDAKVRITVDYSVNDIPEPSTLAIFALGILGLASRKFKR
- a CDS encoding CPBP family intramembrane glutamic endopeptidase, which translates into the protein MTWRYIEYITLFWFTPLALYSLREHLGYILIPFLIAIAIGCLVVLMQKGVLQAQWQKAKNINYSHLYSIATVFVIIATLFLVVIAVTLPEKLLDLPQSDTNTWLLILLLYPFISVFPQEIIFRSYFFHRYRKVFTGNNSRCFFSSLSFSLAHLLYANWIAVILSFCGSLLFSYRYVKTDNIALVIVEHSLWGMFIFTSGLGSFFIVSTWL